The nucleotide sequence AGTATCTCTTTTGAAGGCAATATTTAAAGCATTAGTAGAACAACTTTCAGCACATTTTCCACATAAACTACAACTCATATAATCTAACTCTAAAACAGCTTTTTGTCGCTGAATTTGAATTAAATTATGTGGGCAAGCCTGAATGCAATCTCCACAACCAGTACAAGCAACTAGAAATAGATGTTCTTCTGCGGCAAAAGGCGGACGATAAGCTAAACGAGAATTATGCTCTTTCTGCCCTTTATTTATAGAGTGGAAGAGTGTTCGTAATAGCCCTCGCCTTGAAATCTGTTTATGATTTAAATATGCCTCATAATATTGTTCATTTCTGCCTTGCATATTCATTACCGATAGAGTTGTGATGAGATAATCTCTATATTCACCTGCTCTTTATCTAAATATACTGAACTCCAAGGTGGTGCGAGTAGTTCATTTGGACCAATAAATAGTGCTTGATAATCTCTAGAAATATTCTGTTTCAGCCCTTTAGCAATTAACGCAGGAATTTCCGAATGCTGAATTGACCATTGCTGTTCCCACTCTGGCTCAGAGAATAGTGATAACACTGTTTGGGCCTGCTGCTCATTTGGCGAATAATAAAATAGCGTTCCTAACAATCGTCCACTTAAAGAAATCCATTCTAATAATGCTTTATCCATACCACCTCGAATATAAAAAATGCTCAAAGGGCGAATATCCGCCCTTTATTTTTACCCTGCTACCGCCATTCCAACGGTCATATGTAATCCATAAAACACGGTTCTGCCAATCATTTCAGCCAATAGCACTATTATAAGTGCCATTCCTAAAAGCATTGTATTTTTACCCTTAAATAATAAAATACCTGCTAAACCTAATAGACATAATCGAACTACGTGCATAATTGCATAATCTGGCACCAAATCGACCGCTTGTGCTGCCGAACTATGGATTTGGCTTAATCCAAAACCTTGATCAAGCACCACAATAGCAGCTAGAAATATGGCGATAACATATAGCCAAGGATAATAGCAGAACGAGTATTCTCGATGAGGATTAGAGTGTAATAGAACGTAAGCTAATGCACTACCGCCAATTATCACCGTTAAGTAAAACTGCCACGAGGTAAATACGGTATTCCACGTTGGTACGGTGCTAATATGATAAAGATTGTTCATCATATACATAAAAATCAAGCCCACACAAGCGGTCAAAATTAACCAAATTTTTGCAAATCCTGTTGGCATTTTATTTAACACCGCTAATAACCAATATAAACCAGCTAAAGCAAAGAAAGCTGCCCCACTGGCAATTTCATTACTGAGCATTGACTCACCAATACGATTTAGGCTGTTAAATGCTCGCAGAGGAGAGCCTAAATGTAGTGCAGATGCCACAAAACCGAGAGCTAATAAAACAAGCGGAATAAACATCACTTTATGAATATACGAGTGGCTCTGCTCCGAATTATTGCGACATAGCACAAAACTCAATAATAGCCAGCAGCCAACTGCGGATTGTGCAAGTACAGTAAAAACAATTAAAGGTAATTCGTGTAGTCCGTTCATATTACACCTCTCTTGGATTGGCTAAAAAGCCTGTTTTATCGCCACTTGAGCGTGCATTTTTATTCGGTTTCACCACCAAATTCGGCTTGGTAAACTCAGCAGATGGCAATGGTGCAATAGAGGCTTGATTGCCATATTTTTCACGCAACTCTTTAATTGGGGCAAAATCTAATGCACGTAGCGGACAAGCATCTACGCAAATTGGCTTACTTCCATCTTTCACTCGTGAATAACAGCCATCGCATTTCGTCATTAGCCCTTTTTTCACATCAAATTGCGGAGCATTGTAAGGACAAGCCATACTACAGTAGCGGCAGCCAATACATCTTTCCTCATCAACAATGACAAATCCATCAGCATTTTTGTGCATAGCTCCAGTTGGACACACTTTACTACAAGCTGCATCATCACAATGGTTACAGGAAATCGACATATAATAGGTAAAAATATCTTGATTCCAGCAACCATTTCCATCTTGTATCCAATTACCACCTGCATATTCATAAATTCGGCGAAAATTCACCTCTGTTCCTAAATCTTTGTAATCCTTACAAGCTAACTCACAAGTTTTACAGCCGGTACAACGTTCAGAATCAAAATAAAAACCATATTGTTCCATAGCTCACCTCTATAATTTTGCAACTTGGACTAAGTTAGAATGTTGTGGATTACCTTTGGCTAAAGGTGATGGACGCTGGGTAGTCAGCACATTGACACAACCACCATGATCGATACCTTTATTATCCGGTGCATACCAACCACCTTCACTTAATGCCACAACTCCCGGCATAATACGAGGAGTCACTTTGGCATTAATATGCACTTCACCACGATCATTAAAAATTTTCAGCATATCGCCATTTTTAATGCCTCTAGGCTCTGCATCAATTGGGTTAATCCAAACCTCTTGTGGCGTAGCTGCTTTCAGCACATCAACATTGCCATAGGTAGAGTGTGTTCGGGCTTTATAGTGGAAACCACACATTTGTAGAGGGTATTTTTCCATTAGTGGATCACCATAATGCTCGAAACTATCAACGTGAATCGGTAATGGATGAATAACCTCGTCTTTGTCTAACTCCCAAGTTTTCGCAATTTCTGCTAAACGTTCAGAATAAATTTCAATCTTACCTGACGGTGTAGCTAGTGGATTTGCATCTGGGTTTTCACGGAAATTTTTATAGGCGATATAGAAACCGTTAGGATCAACTTTTTTGAAGATCCCTTGTTTTCTAAATTCTTCAAAGCTAGGCAATTCAGGTAGCTGAGCTCGGGATTGTTCATAAATATGACGCAACCACTCTTCTTGTGTACGACCTTCAGTAAATTTCTCTTTCACCCCTAATTTTTCTGACAAATCACTCAACATATCGTAGATATTGCGGCATTCAAATGGCGGCTTCACTACTTGGTCAGCAAAAATGAGGTAATTCATATTCGAAGTAAACGCATCTAAACAGAAATCCATTTGCTCTGATGTCGTACAATCAGGAAGCAAAATATCACTGTATTTTGCGGTTGATGTCATATGGTTATCAATGGTAATAATCAACTCACATTTAGAATCATCTTGTAGAATTTCGTGAGTTCGATTAATTTCTGCGTGCTGATTAATTAAGCAATTACTAGCATAATTCCAAATAACCTTAATTGGTGCGGTTAAACGCTCTACGCCGCGAATACCATCTGTCTTATCCGTCATTTCTGTTGCACGGAAAATCGCATCTGTCCAGAGGAACATTGGAATACTGGCTTTTACCGGATTGGTTAATGTTGGCATACGCACAAAAGGTACGCCATAAGAGCTTTCACGAGCTCCTGTATTACCGCCACTAATCCCCACATTTCCAGTTAATATCGGCAACATTGCAATAGCACGAGAAAGAATTTCGCCATTACTACGGCGTTGCGGTCCCCAACCTTGTGAAATACAAGCCGGTTTTGTAGAGCCAATCTCACGAGCTAATTTCACGATACGATCAGCTGGGATACCTGTGATTTTAGCCGCCCATTCCGGGGTTTTTGCAATACCGTCTTCCCCTTGCCCCAAAATATGGGCTTTATAATGACTATTTTTCGGAGCTGAGGCTGGTAATGTTTTTTCATCATAACCAACACAATATTTATCAAGGAAAGGATGATCAACTAAATCTTCGGTAATCAATACATAAGCGAAGGCAGAAACTAACGCGGCATCAGTCCCTGGTCGAATTGGAATCCACTCATCTTCTTTACCCAGCCCTGTATCCGTATAGCGAGGATCGATAATAATTAATTTCGCATTAGATTTTGCTTTGGCCTGCTGAATACAGTAAGTTAAACCACCACCACTCATTCGAGTTTCGGCTGGATTATTCCCAAATAGCACAATCAATTTGGAATTTTCCATATCAGCCATTCCATTACCTAATGCCCAACCACCGCCGTAAGTATAATCTAAGCCCACTGCAATTTGTGCCGTACTATAATCGCCATAGTGATTTAAATAACCGCCAATACAGTTCATTAAACGAGCAACTAATGTTGAACCTGGTGGCCAAGATTTTGTTATTGTGCCACCTAGAGTCCCTGTACCATAATTTAGATAGATGCTTTCATTGCCATATTTGGCAATATTTTTCTTTAAAGAATCTGCAATGATTGTTAAGGCTTCGTCCCAAGTAATTCGCTCAAACTTACCTTCGCCACGCTTGCCAACACGCTTCATCGGATATTTTAATCGGTCAGGATTGTACACACGGCGACGCATTGAACGTCCACGCAAACAGGCTCGAACTTGATGATCGAGATTGTAGGTTTCAGTTCCTGTATTATCAGTTTCAACATAGGTAATACGTTCATCTTTAACATGCATGCGTAATGCACAACGGCTACCGCAATTTACTGTACAAGCACTCCAAACGACTTTTTCATCACTTGTATTTTGAACAGGAATAGATTCAGCTTTAGCTGAGAAAGGAAGAGATAGACCAGATGCCGCCGCTAGGCTTGTTGCAGAGGCAGTTTTCAGAAAATGACGACGATTTAAGTTAAAATCACTCATATAATTTCCCCCACGAAAATTAAGTAAATTAACTTTAACTCAAAAGAAGTACCCCTGACTTGACTTACATCAAAAAACGAATAAAATCAACAACTTACTAATGATAAGTGTTTTTATTTCCTAATTTAAACCCAAATAAAATGTTAAAGGCTACACACTGTGTAGCCTTTCTTCTCTAAAATCACTCGCTTTCCAGCACTTCTTTTAGCACTTGCATTCCGTGAGCAATTTGTTCATCAGAAATGATGAGCGGTGGGAGCAAACGTAGCTTGCTTTTCGCCGTTAAAAACAGCACACCTTTAGCGATACATTTTGCCACGATATCAGAAGCTAACACGCCATCTTCAAATTCCACACCAAGCATTAAACCTAGACCTGAAACCGATTTCACTTTTGGAAGAGCGGCAAGTGTTGCTTGTAGCGATTGCCCTTTTCGTTGCACTTCCGCCAAGAAATCAGCGTTGATTTTATCCACTACCACATTCGCCCCTGCGCAAGCCACAGGATTGCCGCCAAAGGTTGATCCGTGGTCGCTTTTGCCGAGGGTATTTTCCACTTTTTCACCGAGTAGGAACGAGCCAATCGGCAAGCCACCGCCTAAGCCTTTCGCCAAACTCACGATGTCGGGCTGCAAGCCGAATTGTTGGTAAGAGAACATTGTGCCGGTTCGCCCAATGCCGGTTTGCACTTCGTCAATAATAAAGACGATATCTTTTTCGTGGCAGAGGGCTTGCACCGCTTGCAAGTAGTCGTTATCAAGCGAGCAAACGCCGCCTTCGCCTTGCACCACTTCAACCAAAATACCGCACACATCATTGGTGTTTAAACGAGTTTTGAGAGCCTCAATTTCGTTCGCTGGCACATATTCAAAACCGTCCGTGAAAGGGTGGAAATGTTGGTGGAATACCTCTTGCCCTGTTGCGGCAAGGGTGGAAATCGTGCGTCCGTGGAAAGAGTTCACTAAAGTTAAAATGGTTGAACGCCCTGCTCCGTATTTATCGTGGCTATATTTACGAGCCGTTTTCACCGCTCCTTCATTCGCTTCCGCCCCTGAATTGCAAAAAAATGCCCGTTTTAAACCGCTTGCTGCCACCAATTTTTTTGCAAGTTGGCTTGAGGGTTCGGTGAAGAACAGATTTGAGGTGTGTTGCAATTTTCCGGCTTGGTTCACAACTGCTTGTAGCCAATCGTCATCTGCCCAGCCAAGGCTATTCACGCCAATGCCGCTGGTGAAATCCAAATAGCGGTTGCCTTCAAAATCCCACACCTCGCAGCCTTTGCCGTGCGACAGGGCAAGGTCAAATCTGCCGTAAGTTTGGGCGATGTAATCTTTATCTAACTGTTTGATGTTGTTCGAAGTTGTCATTTTTTATCCTATTGCTTATAAAATCGAGTGCCGTTTTTGCCGCCGAACAGCTCCACTAAAATAGCGTGGTCAATGCGTCCGTCAATAATGTTCGCTTCAATGCCGCCGGCGTTGATGAAATCGGTGCAGCAGGCAATTTTCGGGATCATTCCGCCAGCAATAATGCCTTGGTCGATCAACCCCTGTACTTCACTCACTTCCACTTCTGGAATCAGCGTACTTTCATCAAAGCGATCTCGCAATAATCCTGCGATGTCGGTCATTGAAACTAATTTCGCTGCATTTAAGGCAATCGCAATTTCACTCGCTGCCGTATCTGCGTTGATGTTGTACGCTTGTCCGTTTTCATCAACGCCCACGGTTGAAATCACTGGAATCAAGCCTGCGTTTAGGGCAATGTCAATCACTTGCGGATTCACGTTTACAATATCACCTACGAAGCCGTAATCTACCTCGCCTTCGAGTTTTTTGCACTGCAACATAGCCCCGTCAATGCCACACAAGCCGATGCCTTTACCTTTAAGCAATGCTACCAAACTTTTGTTCACCTTACCTGCCAGCATTTGAAGCACAACGTTGATGGTGTCGCTATCCGTCACACGCAAACCGTTGATAAATTGCGGCTCTTTACCAAGCAATTTCACCCCTTGCGAAATTTCCGGCCCACCGCCGTGCACTAGCACCACTTTCACGCCTAGTCGGTTTAACAGCAAAATATCTGCCATTACCGATTTCTTCAGTTCCTCGTTGATCATTGCATTACCGCCGTATTTCACCACAATGATTTTATCTTGCCACTTGGCAAGACAAGCGGTGGATTTTTCTAATAAATTTGCGAATTGGTTGATTTCTTGTAGTTGCATATTTTTCTCACTATCTAGTTCCTCTCTTTAGAAAAGAGGGGAGTTGATGATTAAACTTCTAACCCCGAGGTTTCCTCTCTCCCCAACATTATATTCATACACTGCACCGCTGCTCCTGATGCTCCTTTGCCTAAATTATCAAAACGAGCAGCAAGTAAAATTTGGCTTTCATTGCCGTAGACAAAAATCTCAAGGCTGTCCTTTCCTGAATAGGCATTGGCGGCGAGCATTCCATCTTCAGGCAGAGTTTGGAATGGGTGAACGGTGATCAAGTTGCGGTTTTGGTAATAATCAGCGAATAGATTTGCAATTTCTTCGCCAGATTTGACCGCTTGTAACGCTACAATCGGCAGTGGCACAGTAACCAACATTCCGCTGTAGAAATCTGCCACCACGGGGGTGAAAATCGGCGGATTTTGCATTTGGGTGAGGGCTTGCATTTCAGGCAAATGTTTGTGTTTTAAAGCTAAGCCGTAAACACGAGGAGCATTAAATTCTTCTGCTCTTTCT is from Mannheimia varigena and encodes:
- a CDS encoding molecular chaperone TorD family protein; its protein translation is MDKALLEWISLSGRLLGTLFYYSPNEQQAQTVLSLFSEPEWEQQWSIQHSEIPALIAKGLKQNISRDYQALFIGPNELLAPPWSSVYLDKEQVNIEIISSQLYR
- a CDS encoding aspartate aminotransferase family protein; the protein is MTTSNNIKQLDKDYIAQTYGRFDLALSHGKGCEVWDFEGNRYLDFTSGIGVNSLGWADDDWLQAVVNQAGKLQHTSNLFFTEPSSQLAKKLVAASGLKRAFFCNSGAEANEGAVKTARKYSHDKYGAGRSTILTLVNSFHGRTISTLAATGQEVFHQHFHPFTDGFEYVPANEIEALKTRLNTNDVCGILVEVVQGEGGVCSLDNDYLQAVQALCHEKDIVFIIDEVQTGIGRTGTMFSYQQFGLQPDIVSLAKGLGGGLPIGSFLLGEKVENTLGKSDHGSTFGGNPVACAGANVVVDKINADFLAEVQRKGQSLQATLAALPKVKSVSGLGLMLGVEFEDGVLASDIVAKCIAKGVLFLTAKSKLRLLPPLIISDEQIAHGMQVLKEVLESE
- a CDS encoding DMSO/selenate family reductase complex B subunit gives rise to the protein MEQYGFYFDSERCTGCKTCELACKDYKDLGTEVNFRRIYEYAGGNWIQDGNGCWNQDIFTYYMSISCNHCDDAACSKVCPTGAMHKNADGFVIVDEERCIGCRYCSMACPYNAPQFDVKKGLMTKCDGCYSRVKDGSKPICVDACPLRALDFAPIKELREKYGNQASIAPLPSAEFTKPNLVVKPNKNARSSGDKTGFLANPREV
- the argB gene encoding acetylglutamate kinase, translating into MQLQEINQFANLLEKSTACLAKWQDKIIVVKYGGNAMINEELKKSVMADILLLNRLGVKVVLVHGGGPEISQGVKLLGKEPQFINGLRVTDSDTINVVLQMLAGKVNKSLVALLKGKGIGLCGIDGAMLQCKKLEGEVDYGFVGDIVNVNPQVIDIALNAGLIPVISTVGVDENGQAYNINADTAASEIAIALNAAKLVSMTDIAGLLRDRFDESTLIPEVEVSEVQGLIDQGIIAGGMIPKIACCTDFINAGGIEANIIDGRIDHAILVELFGGKNGTRFYKQ
- a CDS encoding DmsA/YnfE/YnfF family dimethyl sulfoxide reductase; the protein is MSDFNLNRRHFLKTASATSLAAASGLSLPFSAKAESIPVQNTSDEKVVWSACTVNCGSRCALRMHVKDERITYVETDNTGTETYNLDHQVRACLRGRSMRRRVYNPDRLKYPMKRVGKRGEGKFERITWDEALTIIADSLKKNIAKYGNESIYLNYGTGTLGGTITKSWPPGSTLVARLMNCIGGYLNHYGDYSTAQIAVGLDYTYGGGWALGNGMADMENSKLIVLFGNNPAETRMSGGGLTYCIQQAKAKSNAKLIIIDPRYTDTGLGKEDEWIPIRPGTDAALVSAFAYVLITEDLVDHPFLDKYCVGYDEKTLPASAPKNSHYKAHILGQGEDGIAKTPEWAAKITGIPADRIVKLAREIGSTKPACISQGWGPQRRSNGEILSRAIAMLPILTGNVGISGGNTGARESSYGVPFVRMPTLTNPVKASIPMFLWTDAIFRATEMTDKTDGIRGVERLTAPIKVIWNYASNCLINQHAEINRTHEILQDDSKCELIITIDNHMTSTAKYSDILLPDCTTSEQMDFCLDAFTSNMNYLIFADQVVKPPFECRNIYDMLSDLSEKLGVKEKFTEGRTQEEWLRHIYEQSRAQLPELPSFEEFRKQGIFKKVDPNGFYIAYKNFRENPDANPLATPSGKIEIYSERLAEIAKTWELDKDEVIHPLPIHVDSFEHYGDPLMEKYPLQMCGFHYKARTHSTYGNVDVLKAATPQEVWINPIDAEPRGIKNGDMLKIFNDRGEVHINAKVTPRIMPGVVALSEGGWYAPDNKGIDHGGCVNVLTTQRPSPLAKGNPQHSNLVQVAKL
- the napF gene encoding ferredoxin-type protein NapF, with amino-acid sequence MQGRNEQYYEAYLNHKQISRRGLLRTLFHSINKGQKEHNSRLAYRPPFAAEEHLFLVACTGCGDCIQACPHNLIQIQRQKAVLELDYMSCSLCGKCAESCSTNALNIAFKRDTELRPSFSNECLVKQAQFCTMCQDKCPQQAISENLVVNDELCNGCGECKISCFLSAIQLV
- a CDS encoding DmsC/YnfH family molybdoenzyme membrane anchor subunit produces the protein MNGLHELPLIVFTVLAQSAVGCWLLLSFVLCRNNSEQSHSYIHKVMFIPLVLLALGFVASALHLGSPLRAFNSLNRIGESMLSNEIASGAAFFALAGLYWLLAVLNKMPTGFAKIWLILTACVGLIFMYMMNNLYHISTVPTWNTVFTSWQFYLTVIIGGSALAYVLLHSNPHREYSFCYYPWLYVIAIFLAAIVVLDQGFGLSQIHSSAAQAVDLVPDYAIMHVVRLCLLGLAGILLFKGKNTMLLGMALIIVLLAEMIGRTVFYGLHMTVGMAVAG